TATTCTGAGTCAATACCACCAGCTACAAAATAATCAGGCTCGCGTAAGTATGGTGCACGATCTCGAGGTTGCGACCGGATCGGCAGAACAGATGATAGACATGTCGCTCACCTTGGAGCGATCACTGCAATTGGCACTCAACCAATTACTCCCTGAATCCAACCAGGTTTCTGAAGCCGAATTTATAAGTCGTGAACAGGAACAACGACCACAATTACAGCAACGCTTCAACCAGTATGCAGAAGCGATTGCGCTTTATAATTATCAAAACCTAAACGACGATGAATTAAATAAATACATATCTTTCTCACAATCCAATGCGTCTCAGGCGTATCGCCGGGAAGTTTCCGCTGCTTTGCAAAAAGCTGTTAGCAGTGCCGGTAAAAAAGCGAGCCTAAAAATCGCAGCGCTCAACGCAGGTTAAACTAAATATGAAGTTATTCCTAAACTGTGCACCCAAACTCTGGCCCTGGCTTACGGTGATCGCAATATGCATCTCGTTAGAAGGCGGAGCACTCTACTTTCAAGAAATCATTGGTCTGTTCCCCTGTGAACTGTGCATTTACACACGTGTCTGGCTTACCGCCATTGTTCTGGTGTGTATCGTCGGTATTTTCATACGCTTCTGGCAATGGCCAAGGCGAATTGCTCTCTTGCTCCTAATTGCGCTCAGCGTGGGGCTCTCTTATACCACTTGGCAGTTGATGGGGCTTGAATACGGTTGGAATACCGATGGCGCGTGCAGCCTTGTTGCTAATTTCCCATCTTGGGCACCGCTCGATGCATGGTTCCCGATGCTGTTTAGAGTGCAAGATGCCTGTTCGGCGACGCCAACTGTAATTTTCGGCTTATCGATGGCTGAAGGTCTAACGGGAGTTTGCCTTGGCTATTTAAGTGCTTTCGGCATTGCACTCTACGGAGATTTTACAAAGCAAGCTTAAACAAGGCCTTTCATATAGGCTTGGCGGCGCTCTGGTGTAAACTTCTCCAGAGCGTAGCGCAGCATGGTGCGTGGCATTTGCAAATAATGTTGCTGCAGAAACTGTTCTGCAGCGTCGATGTTGCGCTTACCAATTTCCCGTAACATCCAGCCACTGGCCTTATGAATTAAATCTTCGCGGTCTGCAAGCACCTTTTCAAAAAGCGCTAAGGCATCGCTGTAATCGTCTTGTCGGATGAAATGGAAGCAGGCAACAATTGCAATTCGCCTCTCCCATAAAAGATTTGATTCCACCAATTTATAAAGCACTTTACGATTGGCATTAGTAAGATGCGCACCCACGATCGCCGGAGCCGAACAGTCCACCAAATCCCAGTTATTAATGAATCGGGTATGATCAAGATAGTCGGTGTAGATGGTTTTACGCAATGTATCATCACCCTTCCCATATTGCTTAACCCATAAAAATAACGCGAACAGCCTGACTTCATGCCATTGACTACGCAATAATTTCATTACCTCTTTTTGCGACAATATCTGATGCGTTTTAACCAAAGCGCGTAATACCGGCACACGAACACCGACGAACTTATCGCCTTCGCCATATTCACCTTTACCCGTTTTGAAAAAACCCTGGGCGCGCTCCGCCATTGTCGCATCACCAAGCCGACGAATCTCCGCTATGACATCGCTTGCTTTAGTTTCGCCAGACTTCATGACATCCTCCTGCCAGTGGTACAAATTCTCGAAACACTCACTAAACGTCGCTATAGTTACACAAATTAATAATTAAAGGTGGTGATTATGTCCGCCCTGCCCCAATCCCCGGTACGTCAACGCATTGTTCTCGCCGATGCGCTTCGTGGCTTTGCTCTTATGGGCCTATATATCGTTCACATGGTGGAATATTTCGAGCTCTACTGGTATAAGCCCGAACCCGGTTGGATTCACAATGTCATTTTTTTTCTGTTTGGTGGCAAAGCTTACGGAATATTTGCACTTCTTTTCGGGCTTAGTTTTTATATTATTCTTGATAATTATGATAAACGCGGTGTAGATTTTCGGGCGCGATTCTGCTGGCGACTTACACTGCTCCTGTTATTCGGTTATATCCACAGCCTGCTATACGCGGGCGACATTCTTCAATTACTAGCCCTGTGTGGTTTCCTTTTAGTTTTAACTCAAAAACTGTCAACCCGGTTTATTATTGCTATTTCGGCATTCTTTTTATTACAAGTGCCGCAGTTGATTGCCATCGGATTTCACCAATTCGCTGGCAGTAGCACTTATGAGTCGCCAAAATTTATTCACTTTATGGGCAGTAATTTCGATATGTTCGCTCATGCCAATTTGCCCTCATTAGTAGCTTACAACATCTTCGACGGACAATTCGGTAAGTGGTGGTTCTTTTTCGAAACAGGCAGACTGTGGAATATTATTGGCCTCATGTACGCAGGGGCGGCATTGGGTCGGCTGGGTTTCTTTGAAAAAAGCCAACACAAGCTTTCAGTATTACTTGTCGGTGTTGCAGGGGTAGCCTTGTTATTTTTCCTTTTTCAGGCTATCGCACCGAGCGCTGCGGGTTTACTTCATGAGGGCATGGCGCGCTGGAGTGCCGAGCAATTATTTGCCTACTATGGCAATCTTATGGTGATCTGCGGTGGTGTATTTCTGTTCATTATTGCCTTTCAACTGGCTATTACAAACAAACTGATCACCGCTTTCGCGCCAGCCGGGCGCATGACGCTTACCTTTTATCTTGCCCAAAGCCTTGTATATGTCCCTGTGTTCTATGGCTTTGGGCTGGGCGCCTACGATTTTATTGGGCAATTCTGGAGTCTGGCTTTAGGTATTGTAGGCTGGTTGGTGCAAATGGCTTTGGCAACATGGTGGCTCAAAAATCACCGCTATGGTCCCATGGAGTGGGTCTGGCGAAAACTCACGTTCGCGGGTTTTCGCCAGAATTAAACCGCAGACGGCCAAATACATTACAGCGACCAGGCGCTAACTGTGTGATAACACCGCGCACTGCTACGAAAAAACGTAACGCCATAACGCTCGGCAAGAGACGCGAGTGCAACCAGTATCACACCAAGTAGCGCCAGTGCGAACCATGACACGGCCTGAATATCACCTATGGCGAGTATCATCAGAGCACCCAGTTGAATCACACCACATAGAGACGCCGTTAACAAAAGCAGTCGGGATTTTACCCGGCTGGCGACCAACACAAGTAGTGCACTCAACAGTAACATCAGCAATGCGTTACTCCAGTTAAAAAACGGTAACAACGCTAGCATAGTAACTGCACCGAGGCTCGCAATAAGATGATAAAACCCGGATTCGGAACTCATGCGCGCAGCTAAGATCGAAATAAAAATACCGGGCGCAAAAATGCCATAGATTACAATGCTATCTGGTAAATTAGAATTATCAAACGCGATCGAAAGCACGAACAAAAGATTCCCTGTTAACGCAAAAATGGTGGCCACAAAGTTCACTATTGTTTTGTACCAGCCAGGTTTCGCTAGCCAGTAATTTAATGCCCACATTGTTATCGCTAAAGCCATTAAAAGCACGCTCCATCCTAACAATTCCTGCATCGAAAATGCAAAGCGCACCACCAATATAAGCAAGGGTGCAGCCACCATGAGCCGCACCAAAACACCTTCCCACAACTGAAATAGACGGTCGCCACGAAATACCAGATTGTTTAACCAGAAATATATCGAAACCATAAGGCCCAAAGTCATAGCCGTGATCAAGGGATCGCGCCACGGTGCCAGTAACAATAAGTTCAATGCCACGTAAACAAGCGTTAAGGCTTTCGAATACGACCTGGCGACAACTTGAAAACAAAAATAAACTGCGATGGCAGCGGCCACAAAACTCGTTAGCGTTACCACCAGCCAGGAGGCTGCATTAGCCCAGAGACCACTCTCAAGATAGGTACCCAGAGTCGCAGATTGCTGAGTAACCTGAACGGGCACAAGCAGCGCCGCCAGAGCAAAAAGCAATCTGGCACCGATGGTATCTTTAAAAAACCGATGACTTGCGACGCCCGTTAATGTTAATACCACCATCAAAATTACATAGATCCAATCGCGCAGCACATCGTCTACACCATTCAAGCCCTGGAGCATAAACACAACCGCAGAGCCAACAACAGCGAGAGCGCCTCCGCCCCTCAAAATGCCCGCAAGTTTTGCAATTAAATGACCAGGGCTGCTCTCACGGCCAGGCTCAAACACTGGCTCAGATACTTGATGCGAAACGCGAGGGTTACAGGAAGTCATCTCACACCTCCTTGCTTATCGCGTTATCTTCGCGCATTAAAGCCTCCAGTTCGGCTTGTAACGCTTCACGATTTTCCTCAGCATTGAAACTCGCATTAAGCCCCGCATCACAGTCGCTGGAAAAACCATGCGAATATTCATCGGCAATGACCTTTTCTTCCCAACGGAGAAATAGAGACTCGGTATCCTTTGCCAATGCGGGCTCACAACTGACGTCGCGAATAACATGATTGCGGGCATCACGTGCCGCCAGGCTGGCTTTTTTGTGCTGCAAATCCAGAAGTTTTTGTTCAGCAATCTGCAGGTGCTCGCGCAACTCCGTTTCCAAAGATTGCGTGTGACTGAGCTGCCCAAGCAGGTGATCCCGCTGGCGCTCGCAATTTTTCATTGCCTGCACACAGCGCAGAGCCTTTTCCTGATCTGCGCTGACGCACCGTTTTGCGCGCTCCTGCCACTGGGAAATCTGCTTATCGATACTTTCCAGCTGTCGCGCAAACTGTTCGACACGCGCGACATTCAGTTTCAGCTGTGCATTTAATTTTGCGGTGTATTGCCGCGCATCAGCGATTGCACACTCTGCAACTGCTTCATGATTTTCCATGTTACTTACGAGCGTATCCATCTGAGCGCTAAGACTGGCAAAAATACGTTTGATTTTCATAACATCATCTCCTGATCTAATCTTCAGTAGGAAATCTAGCCAGGAGGGAACAACTCGGCAATGATGTTAAAAGAAGTGTCGTGTGGTGATACCCAAGGTAATAAATCGTTCTACTTTTTTCCTTTTCGAGTACGCGCATCAAAAGGTTGAAACCGCCAACGACGCAGTGCAAGTACCAGCGTGTTGCCTTTTTTAGCGCTCATGGGAAGCTCACTTTCCGATTGCATGGCCTGTGAAACCTCGCCCGCTAGCTTGTCCATTTTTTGCTGCATAGCCTGGTGCGCGGCCTCACTTAACAGCGCGTTAACCACGACCAACTTTTCCTCTTTACCCGCAAAACGAGTGCTAAAAAATTCCTTTACTACGGTATCAAGAAAATATTTTTGTATCGGGCCATTGGGATTCCAACGGAAGTTAGTCGATATTTTTAGTTTGATGCGGTTGCCCGGAAGTAATTCGATGAGATTGAGTCGATCTAGTTTGGCGAGCTTTTGAATGCATTGACTCTCTGTGAGTTCGTATTGTTCGATGAGATCCTGAAAGGAGAAGCCATTGATCACACTCACAGCCACCATTAACAGCTCAATATCCCTGGCGATTTCCACCTCTTGGGTAGCCGTGAGTTCATCCAGCTTTTTTTCTCTGTTGCGCGCCGCATCGGCAAGATCAATCCAATCCCATTCAATCAATTTACAGATCGCGTCTATTCGTTCGAGCGTAAACTGACCACTTGCGAACATGCGTTTTACCGAAGCTTCACTGAGCTCCAGCAAGTCGGCAATTTGCCGGTAGGTCACATGCTTGCGTCGCAGTTCCTGTTTTAAGGTAGCGACGAGTTGTTCAGATTGGGCCATACTCAGCTCCTGGGCGAAGTGGCGCTACCTCTTAAAGGTAGCATAATTTAATACCTTACAGACCGTATTCTGCCACAATCGTCGTCACTCTTGCAGGTAACGTAGCATAAAACAATACTGGTGCTATCAATCAACACGGAGTTACGTCATGCGACCACTCACCAAGACCTTGGGCAGTCTGCCTTTTTTTACCGCGGTTTTTCTGAACGCCTTTGTCGATCTGGGGCACAAAATTACTGTTCAGAACACCATTTTTAAACTCTACAGCGAACAATCTCAAATTGTCGCAACCGCCGTGTTAAACGGACTCATTCTATTACCCTTTATTCTGCTGCTAAGCCCGGCGGGCTATATTTCCGACCGCTATTCCCGAGCCCGTGTAATGCGCATCAGCGGCTGGTTAGCGGTGTCTCTGTGCGGCCTGGTTTGGTTTAGCTATCTGAACGGTTGGTTCTGGGCTGCGTTCACAGCCACCTTTTTGCTCGCGGCGCAGTCTGCCATATACTCGCCGGCAAAGATGTCTTACATCAAA
The Alteromonadaceae bacterium 2753L.S.0a.02 DNA segment above includes these coding regions:
- a CDS encoding disulfide bond formation protein DsbB, which translates into the protein MKLFLNCAPKLWPWLTVIAICISLEGGALYFQEIIGLFPCELCIYTRVWLTAIVLVCIVGIFIRFWQWPRRIALLLLIALSVGLSYTTWQLMGLEYGWNTDGACSLVANFPSWAPLDAWFPMLFRVQDACSATPTVIFGLSMAEGLTGVCLGYLSAFGIALYGDFTKQA
- a CDS encoding phage shock protein A (PspA) family protein encodes the protein MKIKRIFASLSAQMDTLVSNMENHEAVAECAIADARQYTAKLNAQLKLNVARVEQFARQLESIDKQISQWQERAKRCVSADQEKALRCVQAMKNCERQRDHLLGQLSHTQSLETELREHLQIAEQKLLDLQHKKASLAARDARNHVIRDVSCEPALAKDTESLFLRWEEKVIADEYSHGFSSDCDAGLNASFNAEENREALQAELEALMREDNAISKEV
- a CDS encoding 3-methyladenine DNA glycosylase AlkD, which translates into the protein MKSGETKASDVIAEIRRLGDATMAERAQGFFKTGKGEYGEGDKFVGVRVPVLRALVKTHQILSQKEVMKLLRSQWHEVRLFALFLWVKQYGKGDDTLRKTIYTDYLDHTRFINNWDLVDCSAPAIVGAHLTNANRKVLYKLVESNLLWERRIAIVACFHFIRQDDYSDALALFEKVLADREDLIHKASGWMLREIGKRNIDAAEQFLQQHYLQMPRTMLRYALEKFTPERRQAYMKGLV